In Lolium rigidum isolate FL_2022 unplaced genomic scaffold, APGP_CSIRO_Lrig_0.1 contig_33343_1, whole genome shotgun sequence, the genomic window GTTATTTACACGTGTTCTTATATACGAAATTCAGTTAACTGGTTGCATgccaaaaaaatctgaaacagcTAGCATCAATATATATTCAGTAAACTAAACATAGGTAAATATCCTGACTCAGTTTATCCTGAATCAACGCGGCGAGAAAGGTTTGGAGCTACCTAAACTTGATTATATACATTCTGAATTTCAGAATGCACATGTTAATCTAGGTCCAGGAAGACATGATACATTTCATTTTAAGTATTAACATCGAACAACAAAGAACCCTAATTTTAACTACAGTCGACTATCATGGTGTATCGACAATGCAATGGCTATTTCTTGTTGTCCACATCAATTAATTACGAATAGTGGCAAATgatacttgtgtattttagtgttGCTTCTTGGCCGTTCCACATCTTGATTCATCTCATATCTTCATTATCTCGCTCCGTTTTTCATAAACCATAACTCACACCAGTATATTCCAGGATGGAATTTCCTGTGAGCTCATAGATCTAAGAACACTGATTCCATGGGACAAGGAAACAGTTGAGGCCTCTGTCAGCAAGACTGGAAAGCTTCTTGTAAGTTTACCTCTTTGCATTTATTTATTATTACTCGattatcatcatcttcttcagtgCGGGAAGTACTATCGCAGATTAGTCATGAGGCCCCGATCACTGGGGGGTTTGGTGCCGAAATTGCTGCGTCCATTGCGGAGCGCTGCTTCCTGAGGGTAGGGCACTAAATCTTCCAACCATTTAACAGTACAACAGAACACATAAGAGAAATATTCACTCACATAATCATCCGGAAGCTGTGTGATCAAAATTGCTGAACTCGATCTACTGCAGTTAGAAGCGCCTGTCGCGAGGGTCTGCGGCCTCGAcaccccttttcctcttgtttatGAACCGTTCTACATGCCCACAAAGAACAAGGTAATGCATCACCCTGTGATTTGATCTTTCCCCTGCTTTTGGTATGCAGCTCTAGCCCTGATCTGTTGCCTGTTGCAGGTCCTGGATGCTATTAAAGCAACTGTAAATTACTGAGGTGCAGGAGGAAGGTCGTGCTGCTTGTGTTGCACACTGATAGTGGATACAGCAAGAATTGTGTGTACGTATATATTGCTAGTCTGTAGCCGGAATACGTGTCGACAGACCAGTTCATTTTATATAATAAACCCAATAAAATTGCAAAATTCAAGTGATTACTCTGCAATTGTCATTCTTTTCTCTCATTGTACGGCTACACAGTTATGACCGTGCACTGTGTCATTAGCGTGAAGGAATTTCTCTCCAGAGAGCCATCATCATTATTCTTTTATTTGAAGGAATTTCGCATAAAACAATTCGATTATTGGAGGGTAATGAAGTGCAGAGAGGTTTAAATCGTGCAAACAGAGCCTGAACTATACTAACATCtaagtaaaaaataaaataaaaagagtaACTAAGAAACTGTTTTTGAGAGTTGGGGCTGAATTACATTTCTCTATCTTCTGACCTGCCAACTGGGATAGTTCCTTCCAAACAGAAATTATGAAGGTGGCCAAATAGGCCGAAGGGAAGAAGCGTGACGATCACGAGAGTTCCACATACTGCACTGCATCGTCACCCCGTCGTCCCACTCGTGCTCTGGACCACCCATGGCTGAGCTCCTGCAACCACAAGATCCATGGACGCAGACGTCGTGTAGCTGACGACAGACGTGGAGCGCGCGCGCGCCGCACACGCACGGCTACTCCATCACCCGTACATAACGCCCGACGCGCACGCGCGGATAGCAACCAAGATCAAAATGGCTGACACTACCACCGCTGCAGCAGCCGTCGCTGCCGTCGCTGGCTCGTCGGATCCCGCGGCTCTGCCGCTCGCCGGACGCGTGGCCATCGTGACCGGCGCGTCGCGCGGCATCGGGCGCgccatcgcggcccacctctccgcCCTCGGCGCGAGCGTGGTGCTGGGCTACGCGTCCAGCGCGGCCGAGGCCGACGCGCTCGCCGCGGAGCTCCCGCGCTCCGTGGCAGTGAAGGCCGACGTGTCCGAGGAGGCCGGCGTTcggtccctcttcgacgccgccgAGTCCGCCTTCGGCTGCGCCGCGCCGCACATCGTCGTGGCCAACGCCGGCGTGCTGGACGACAAGTACCCGTCCGTCGCCGACACCGCCACGGCGGACTTCGACCGGGTCTTCGCCGTGAACACGCGCGGCGCGTTCCTGTGCCTCCGCGAGGCCGCCAACCGGctgccccgcggcggcggcgggcggatcGTGGCCGTGACGTCGTCCGTGGTCGGGTCGCTCCCGACGGGGTACGCGGCGTACACGGCGTCCAAGGCGGCCGTGGAGGCCATGGTGCGGACGATGGCTAAGGAGCTGAAGGGCACGCGCATCACGGCGAACTGCGTCGCGCCGGGGGCCACGGCCACGGACATGTTCTTCGCCGGGAAGAGCGAGGAGATGGTGAGGCGGAACGTGGAAACCAACCCGATGGAGCGGCTCGGGGAAGCCGGTGACATCGCGCCCGTGGTCGGGTTCCTCTGCACCGACGCCGCCGAGTGGGTCAACGGCCAGGTCATCCGGGCCAACGGCGGGTACGTGTGATGTTCAACTGTTGGCTGCCCCTGCCATTGGCCATTTTGGCGGGAGTGAACActcatgcttgctgttgcacaaGACTACTCATCTGCGTCCTTGTTTATTTATCTTGGGTCAATTAAAACTGAACAGAAGGAGTAATACAATGGGGTTACTGGTGCTCGCTACTGTCTACTCATCTGCGTCAAATATTCCTAAATCTCAGTAACGAGAATGCTGATCAATGTCCAACGATGCTGGTTTTCAACTAAAAAACCCCACTAGATTCGCTACAGTTGCCATTTTCAAGGTTGCAACTTATGGTGACGGAGAATCATGAAATTGGAATTGTGCTCTAATGTTATATACTCCGTAGTTGTGTTCTAATGTTcaattgttggctactcatcctcGTTTTCAACTCAGTTCACATATAAcctacaaaccaaaaaaaaaaccacTCTTTCTATATAAAACAAAGGCACTAAATTCGCTACAGTTGACCTTTTTACATGTTGCAATTTTTTTGCTTACGGAGAATCAGGAAATCGGAATTAACATTCGCTACAgtcttgttagagcatctctggTTGATTCCTTGAATTTTTTAAAAGAGTAAAAATTTCGTTTTCACAGATTACATTGGTCCCTCAAAGCTTTAGAGGAGTAAAATTTTTAGTCATCGTGGTCTCTGTTTCTTAAATATAATCAGCTGCGACTCATCTCTAGAAAAATTGCGCCCTCCAACCCATGCCGATAGGCTCCTCCGCAGGCACCACATCGTTGTCTGTATTGGCTCCGGCGACCAGCTTTAAGATCTTCCGAGACCCGAAAAGCCTCTCGCGCCCTCTCGACCCACTCGGACCTGCTTGTCGGTTGCCGCAGTCGCTAAATTTGAGCCATAGCTCCGCAGACATTGTGTTCACTCCGTCGCCCAAAACTCCAACCGGCAAGCTTCATCCTCTGAGCCCCTTCACTCCGTTAGTCTCGCATCCCCACCACCACTCGCCTGTTATTGTCGTCGCTCCGCCGCGTCCACGTCAATTTGGTCGCCGAAAAATCAAATCGGCCACCGGCACGGTTCATCCACCAAGCCCCTATGTCGACTTTGGGCCGTCTCGCAACCCCACCTGCCTTCTCATAGCTTCAGCATCAGCCGACACCCTCACCTCACCCGTCCTCGAACTGTACAACTCACAAATTGAAAAGGTACAACCcataaattaaaaaaaattacagcTCCCAACAAATGAACTTCATGGATGAAAGCAAAGAAACACACCAATCAGTGATAAAAATACAATCTCCAACCTTTTATTTACTTGAAACAATCTTTTTCCCGCTTTACAAATAAAGCACAGACAACCATCTGATAAGGTGATAAAAAAactctcttatgaagtcaacaatATGGGTTGTATGGGTTAACGCCTCCGCTTTTTTGCTTCAACTCAAGCCTGTCGACGAGCCTCGCTTTGCTCCATTGTTAGCCTtctaatttggatcacaatataacaaattttaccttgagacaaattccttttTGTAGTATGAACTTCAATAATCTCCTGAACaataaagaaaacacttgctggccccaacaaccacttgggctaaacagttataccaaccaagctcgagcaaacctCAAACTTGGCAACAAGAACtggatttatcatcatatcagcatgattatcatgaatactaatcttgcataccttaaTTTT contains:
- the LOC124681069 gene encoding NADPH-dependent aldehyde reductase-like protein, chloroplastic, whose product is MADTTTAAAAVAAVAGSSDPAALPLAGRVAIVTGASRGIGRAIAAHLSALGASVVLGYASSAAEADALAAELPRSVAVKADVSEEAGVRSLFDAAESAFGCAAPHIVVANAGVLDDKYPSVADTATADFDRVFAVNTRGAFLCLREAANRLPRGGGGRIVAVTSSVVGSLPTGYAAYTASKAAVEAMVRTMAKELKGTRITANCVAPGATATDMFFAGKSEEMVRRNVETNPMERLGEAGDIAPVVGFLCTDAAEWVNGQVIRANGGYV